The Pseudarthrobacter sp. NS4 genome includes a window with the following:
- a CDS encoding winged helix-turn-helix transcriptional regulator, whose amino-acid sequence MEATTHPSPLPMNFADGVFPAGCPSRTLLDHITSKWGVLILLSLSEGEQRWSELRRRAEGISEKMLAQTLKTLERDGLVSRHAQPVIPPRVDYSLTEKGYELSALLVPLVGWAFDNAEDIINGPR is encoded by the coding sequence ATGGAAGCAACAACGCATCCGTCTCCCCTGCCCATGAATTTTGCCGACGGCGTCTTCCCGGCCGGGTGCCCCAGCCGGACCCTGCTGGACCACATCACCAGTAAATGGGGCGTGCTGATCCTGCTGTCATTGTCCGAAGGCGAGCAGCGGTGGAGCGAATTACGACGGCGGGCCGAAGGCATCAGCGAGAAGATGCTCGCCCAGACGCTCAAGACACTTGAACGCGACGGCCTGGTCAGCCGGCACGCCCAGCCGGTCATTCCGCCGCGGGTGGATTACAGCCTTACTGAGAAGGGCTACGAGCTCAGCGCATTGCTCGTTCCGCTTGTTGGCTGGGCGTTCGACAACGCCGAGGACATCATCAACGGACCCCGCTGA
- a CDS encoding SDR family oxidoreductase produces the protein MSIVITGATGQLGRHVIEALLERNVPASDIVATGRSVHKLADFAGQGVQVRAIDYSDPTSVAAVLKGARRVLLISGTDIGQRVEQHRTVIEAAKAEGVELLAYTSIANADTTGMKLAAEHQATEAVLRESGVPFVLLRNGWYLENYTDQLPGTLAQGALSGSAGDGKVSGAARADYAHAAAAVLVADGQAGKVYELGGDEAFTMADLAAEITAATGKGITYNNLPAEDYAGLLKGVGIPGAFAEILADSDLGIARGDLLVSTGDLRKLIGRPATSLAEALRSAAASA, from the coding sequence GTGAGCATCGTTATAACAGGAGCTACCGGACAGCTTGGCCGCCACGTCATTGAGGCTCTGCTGGAGCGCAACGTTCCCGCCAGCGACATCGTCGCGACCGGCCGTTCGGTGCACAAACTGGCGGACTTCGCCGGGCAGGGCGTCCAGGTCCGCGCCATTGACTACTCGGACCCCACCTCCGTGGCCGCGGTCCTCAAGGGAGCCCGTCGGGTACTCCTGATCTCGGGCACGGACATAGGCCAGCGGGTGGAACAGCACCGCACTGTCATTGAGGCCGCCAAGGCCGAAGGCGTGGAGTTGCTTGCTTACACCAGCATTGCCAACGCCGATACCACCGGCATGAAACTGGCGGCCGAGCACCAGGCTACCGAGGCCGTTCTTCGCGAATCCGGTGTCCCCTTCGTTCTGCTCCGCAACGGATGGTACCTGGAGAACTACACCGACCAACTGCCCGGGACCCTGGCGCAGGGCGCCCTCTCAGGCAGCGCCGGCGACGGCAAGGTCAGCGGTGCGGCCCGGGCCGACTACGCCCACGCAGCCGCAGCTGTGCTGGTAGCCGACGGCCAGGCCGGCAAGGTGTATGAGCTGGGCGGGGACGAAGCGTTCACCATGGCCGATCTCGCGGCCGAAATCACCGCCGCGACGGGCAAGGGCATCACCTACAACAACCTGCCTGCCGAGGACTACGCCGGCCTGCTGAAGGGTGTTGGTATTCCCGGAGCTTTCGCAGAGATCCTGGCAGATTCAGACCTGGGTATTGCCCGCGGCGACCTCCTGGTCAGCACGGGTGACCTTCGCAAGCTGATCGGCCGCCCGGCCACGTCACTTGCCGAGGCTCTGCGGTCCGCCGCAGCTTCGGCCTAG
- a CDS encoding NAD(P)-dependent alcohol dehydrogenase yields the protein MKAVVQDVYGSADELELRDVTRPVPTKGEVLIRVRAAGVDQGVWHLMTGLPFLIRLFGYGLRKPKVPVRGREVAGIVEAVGAGVSRFRAGDEVYGTCEGSFAEYVCAKEDKVAPKPANLTFEEAAAAPISGVTALQAVRDAGEVTVGQKVLVIGAGGGVGSFAVQLAKAFGAEVTGVCGTGKVDFVRSLGADAVIDYTKEDISSAGVRYDVILDTAGNRPLSILRRVLAAKGTLVLIGGERGGKLTGGFERSLGAPFVSLFSGQKFKGLVSKETHLDLEALTSLIEAGSVKPALDKVFPLAEAPAAITYLRAGRSRGKVVVSV from the coding sequence ATGAAAGCTGTCGTGCAGGACGTCTATGGATCAGCAGATGAGCTCGAGCTGCGCGACGTAACCCGGCCCGTGCCAACGAAGGGTGAAGTACTTATCCGGGTGCGGGCGGCCGGCGTCGACCAGGGGGTGTGGCACCTGATGACCGGGCTGCCGTTCCTGATTCGGCTCTTCGGCTATGGACTCAGGAAGCCCAAGGTTCCCGTGCGCGGCCGTGAAGTGGCCGGCATTGTGGAGGCTGTGGGAGCGGGGGTAAGCCGCTTCCGGGCAGGTGATGAAGTGTACGGAACCTGTGAAGGGTCCTTCGCGGAATATGTCTGCGCGAAGGAGGACAAAGTGGCGCCGAAGCCCGCGAATCTTACGTTCGAGGAAGCGGCCGCGGCACCCATTTCCGGCGTCACTGCCCTTCAGGCTGTCCGGGATGCGGGGGAGGTAACCGTGGGCCAGAAGGTGCTGGTTATTGGAGCGGGCGGGGGAGTGGGGTCCTTTGCCGTTCAGTTGGCCAAAGCCTTTGGGGCTGAGGTAACCGGAGTCTGCGGTACCGGCAAGGTGGATTTTGTCCGGTCCCTGGGCGCTGATGCAGTTATCGACTACACCAAGGAGGACATATCCAGCGCCGGGGTGCGGTACGACGTCATCCTGGATACGGCCGGCAACAGGCCGTTGTCCATCCTGCGGCGCGTGCTCGCGGCAAAGGGGACGCTGGTCCTCATTGGAGGCGAAAGGGGTGGCAAGCTGACCGGCGGCTTTGAGCGCTCACTCGGTGCGCCCTTTGTTTCGCTTTTCTCCGGCCAGAAATTCAAAGGGCTCGTCTCTAAGGAAACCCACCTGGATCTTGAGGCCCTGACTTCGCTGATTGAAGCCGGCAGCGTGAAGCCGGCGCTGGACAAGGTCTTTCCCCTTGCTGAAGCTCCGGCCGCCATTACCTACCTGCGTGCGGGGCGAAGCCGCGGCAAAGTTGTTGTCAGCGTCTGA
- a CDS encoding IS256 family transposase, with amino-acid sequence MDALKASGAFDELMAQIDSGQLELDGKDGFIQQLIKASLERGLQAELSGHLGYDKGDPIGRFLPNSRNGSYAKTLGTSAGDVDLAVPRDRDGSFTPHLVPKGARRTGGLDDMIISLYAGGMTVRDIAHHLQSTLGTELSHETISKITDAVLDEVMEWQKRPLEPLYPILYLDAIVVKVRDGHQVQNRAAHIAVGVDMDGIKHVLGIWVEATEGARFWAGVCAELANRGVKDVLIVCCDGLTGFPEAIAATWPAATVQTCVVHLIRASMRFIGYQDRRKVASALRPVYTAPTAEAAQDALDAFEASDLGRKYPATVRTWRNGWEKFIPFLAFPPPVRRIIYTTNAIESLNYQLRKIIKNRGHFPNDQAAVKLLWLAICNIEDKRASDRARLEGKARGNRSKTVEKLIEGTFTQGWSEALGVLVLNYPDRLGPYLNR; translated from the coding sequence ATGGATGCGCTGAAGGCTTCCGGCGCGTTTGATGAGCTGATGGCGCAGATCGATTCCGGCCAGCTCGAACTCGATGGCAAGGACGGTTTCATCCAGCAGCTGATCAAGGCCTCCCTGGAACGCGGATTGCAGGCCGAGCTCTCCGGGCATTTGGGCTATGACAAGGGCGATCCGATCGGCCGTTTCCTGCCCAACTCCCGGAACGGGTCGTATGCCAAGACGCTGGGGACCTCCGCCGGGGACGTGGATCTGGCCGTGCCAAGGGACCGCGACGGGTCGTTCACCCCGCATCTGGTCCCGAAAGGTGCCCGCCGCACCGGGGGCCTGGATGACATGATCATCAGCCTTTACGCCGGTGGGATGACGGTGCGGGACATTGCCCATCATCTGCAATCCACGCTGGGGACCGAGCTTTCACACGAGACGATTTCCAAGATCACCGACGCGGTCCTGGATGAGGTCATGGAATGGCAGAAACGGCCTCTGGAGCCGCTGTATCCGATCCTGTACCTGGACGCGATCGTCGTCAAAGTCCGGGACGGACACCAGGTGCAGAACCGTGCCGCGCACATCGCGGTGGGCGTGGACATGGACGGCATCAAGCACGTCCTGGGCATCTGGGTCGAAGCCACCGAGGGCGCGAGGTTCTGGGCCGGGGTCTGCGCCGAACTGGCCAACCGCGGCGTGAAGGACGTACTGATTGTCTGCTGCGACGGACTCACCGGCTTCCCCGAGGCCATCGCAGCGACATGGCCGGCCGCGACCGTCCAGACCTGCGTCGTGCACCTGATCCGGGCCTCGATGCGCTTCATCGGCTACCAGGACCGCAGGAAGGTCGCTTCCGCGCTGCGGCCGGTGTACACCGCCCCGACAGCCGAGGCCGCCCAAGACGCCCTGGACGCGTTCGAGGCCTCCGACCTCGGCAGGAAATACCCCGCAACGGTCCGGACCTGGCGCAACGGCTGGGAGAAATTCATCCCATTCCTGGCCTTCCCCCCACCGGTTAGGCGCATCATCTACACCACCAACGCGATCGAGTCGCTGAACTACCAGCTACGCAAGATCATCAAGAACCGCGGGCACTTTCCCAACGACCAGGCTGCCGTGAAACTCCTCTGGCTGGCCATCTGCAACATCGAAGACAAACGCGCCAGCGACCGCGCGAGACTCGAAGGCAAGGCCCGGGGAAACCGTTCCAAGACAGTCGAAAAACTTATCGAAGGAACCTTCACGCAAGGATGGAGTGAGGCCCTTGGCGTCCTCGTCCTGAACTACCCCGACAGACTCGGGCCCTACCTCAACCGATAA